The following coding sequences are from one Nicotiana tabacum cultivar K326 chromosome 1, ASM71507v2, whole genome shotgun sequence window:
- the LOC142164245 gene encoding uncharacterized protein LOC142164245, producing MVLVNSVFDGKRYGGWRRAIIIALSAKNKLSFIDGTYYEPDASSTDFKQWNHCNDMKELEDRFGQCNGAQLYQLQKELSDLVQGTSDIAGYYTKVKRIWDELDTLNSCVHCICECNCGGKSRASKSFQDGRLIQFLMGLNDAYTAVRSNILILTPLPSINQAYSLLIQDEKQREIHIAQNPVETAFMAQNQPTYFQKYVNGEGKLKANLEGKKNNLVCNYCKKTGHSIDKCYRIIGFPSTFKFTKSKRYQGGPHINATLMHEENTSQSVNTMEENTAGKVITQEQFSQLYQLLQQVKVGQQGEQFSNTNASVSCADSGASKHMTFDYSILLNVKPLRKSLYVNLPNSYRVKGPSLKRPVVVGEVKEDLYLLNPASLSSGIVYGNQSIFQSYSACNNIKKDIVSHSVSCSARANSNGPYKIPTHDGYKYFLTIVDDYSRGTWTYLLRTKSNAFPVLKSFLAMVERQFATKVKIIRSDNALELGSGSVLSSFFSSNGILHQTSCVGYPFGKKGYKLLDLQSKTIFISRNVVFYEDIFPFSSLSLEPPIFPKEFSTIHDQTHPFPQYDNQPSSEPDLNPSPSLSITSPRKAPTSSAISRFNSSLSSILVQPELRRSTREHNPPSYLIDYVCNAVYLTDLTNSCFATPVSPTTMTFTDLSPSNQSLLNSISHIIEPISFSQAVLHPSWQDAMATELQALETNQTWEVVELPRGNKPLPCK from the exons ATGGTTCTTGTCAACTCAGTATTTGATGGGAAGAGATATGGAGGATGGCGTAGAGCCATAATCATTGCACTCTCTGCCAAGAATAAACTTAGTTTTATTGATGGAACATATTATGAACCTGATGCTTCTTCCACTGACTTCAAGCAGTGGAATCATTGCAATGATATG AAAGAACTTGAGGACAGATTCGGACAATGCAATGGTGCTCAACTTTATCAATTACAAAAGGAGTTGAGTGACCTAGTGCAAGGTACCTCTGATATAGCAGGATACTATACAAAGGTAAAAAGGATTTGGGATGAGTTGGATACCTTGAATAGTTGTGTGCACTGCATCTGTGAATGTAATTGTGGAGGAAAGTCAAGAGCTTCAAAGTCTTTTCAAGATGGTAGGCTAATCCAATTTCTCATGGGACTTAATGATGCATACACAGCTGTAAGGAGTAATATCCTAATTCTTACTCCTCTTCCAAGTATCAATCAAGCCTATTCTCTTCTCATTCAAGATGAGAAgcaaagagaaattcatattgcACAAAACCCAGTTGAGACTGCTTTTATGGCACAAAATCAACCAACCTATTTTCAGAAATATGTTAATGGAGAAGGAAAGCTGAAAGCAAATCttgaaggaaagaaaaataaccTGGTATGCAACTATTGCAAGAAGACCGGACATTCCATTGATAAATGCTATAGAATCATTGGTTTTCCCTCCACCTTCAAGTTTACCAAATCCAAAAGGTATCAAGGAGGACCTCACATCAATGCAACACTTATGCATGAAGAAAACACAAGTCAATCAGTCAACACAATGGAAGAAAATACAGCAGGGAAAGTCATCACTCAAGAGCAATTCAGTCAGCTTTACCAACTTCTTCAACAGGTGAAGGTTGGACAACAGGGTGAGCAGTTTTCTAATACAAATGCTAGTGTCAGCTGTgctg ATTCAGGAGCTTCAAAACATATGACTTTCGATTATTCCATTTTATTAAATGTGAAACCTCTAAGAAAATCTTTATACGTGAATCTCCCAAATTCATATAGAGTTAAG GGCCCTTCATTGAAGAGGCCAGTGGTAGTTGGTGAAGTCAAGGAAGATCTATATCTTCTTAATCCAGCTTCTCTAAGTTCTGGCATAGTTTATGGAAATCAATCAATTTTTCAGTCTTATTCAGCTTGTAACAATATAAAGAAAGACATTGTCTCTCATTCAGTTTCTTGTTCTGCTAGGGCCAACTCTAAT GGACCTTACAAGATCCCAACTCATGATGGTTATAAATATTTCTTGACCATAGTAGATGACTATAGTAGGGGAACTTGGACTTATCTTTTACGAACAAAAAGCAATGCTTTCCCAGTTTTGAAATCCTTTCTAGCAATGGTAGAAAGACAATTTGCAACTAAAGTTAAAATCATTCGTTCAGATAATGCTTTGGAATTAGGTTCAGGATCTGTTCTTTCAAGTTTTTTCTCTTCTAATGGAATCCTTCATCAAACCTCTTGTGTTg gatatccttttggGAAGAAAGGATACAAACTGTTGGATCTTCAATCTAAAACCATTTTTATCTCTAGAAATGTAGTTTTTTATGAGGATATatttcctttttcctctctttcacTTGAACCTCCCATTTTTCCTAAAGAATTTTCCACTATACACGACCAAACTCATCCTTTCCCTCAGTATGATAACCAACCTTCTTCAGAACCAGATCTTAATCCATCTCCCTCTCTATCCATAACATCACCAAGAAAAGCTCCTACTTCATCCGCTATATCTAGGTTCAATTCATCTCTGTCTTCTATTCTTGTTCAACCTGAACTAAGGAGATCTACTAGGGAACACAATCCACCATCTTATCTGATAGATTATGTATGTAATGCCGTATATTTGACTGATCTAACCAATTCTTGCTTTGCAACACCAGTCTCACCTACTACTATGACTTTCACTGACCTCTCTCCATCCAATCAATCTCTTCTAAATTCTATCTCTCATATCATTGAACCTATAAGTTTCTCTCAAGCAGTTTTACATCCCAGTTGGCAGGATGCAATGGCAACAGAACTTCAAGCCTTGGAGACCAACCAAACTTGGGAAGTGGTTGAACTACCAAGAGGCAATAAACCTTTACCTTGTAAATAG